AAATATGTTTTCTTTATCCTAAAAGAAAAAGCTGCTGTGTACAAGTTCTACCCGTTGTACACAGCAGCTTTTATTACTTACGCTTGAACAGTTGTGCGAATTTGGCTGATTGCGCCAGCTCGATCTTCTTGATTATAAATAGCTGAGCCAGCCACTAAGACATTTGCTCCTGCTTCTACACATTTTCTTGCTGTTTCTTCATTAATTCCTCCATCAACCTCTACTTCAATAGAAAGGTGACGGATTTCAATAAGCTGAGAGATTTGCTCAATTTTCGGCAGTACACTTGGAATGAAGTTTTGTCCTCCAAAGCCTGGGTTCACCGTCATTAATAAAATAAGATCGATATCTTCTAAGATATGCTTTACCACGTCAATTGGCGTTGCAGGATTTAAAGCAACGCCTGCTTTCATACCGTGCTCTTTGATTAATTGAATGGTGCGGTGCAAATGAGTACACGCTTCAGCATGTACCGTTAAAATATCAGCACCTGCCTTTGCAAACATTGGAACGTATTGATCTGGGTTTTCAATCATTAAATGCACATCTAATGGCAGTGTTGTGACAGGGCGTACAGCCTCAACGATAAGCGGTCCAATTGTAATATTAGGAACAAAATGGCCATCCATAACGTCTATATGGATGTAGTCTGCTCCACCTGCTTCAACTTCACGAATTTCTTCAGCAAGCTTTGAAAAATTGGCAGATAAAATGGAAGGTGCGATTTTTGTCATTTTTAATACCTCGGCTTTCTTTGCTTAATTTCCTCAATAAATTGCAAGTAATGTTCGTAGCGATAACTCGGAATTTCTTTTTGTTCGTATGCTTCTTTCACCGCACATTTTGGTTCTTTCACATGCAAACAACCTCGAAATTTACACTGTTCACTCAAACGCGACATTTCAGGAAAACAATCGGTCAACTCTTCTACTTCTAACGTTAAAAATTCCAGTGAGCTAAAGCCTGGCGTATCAGCTACTAAACCTTCACCAAACGAAATCAGTTCTACATGACGTGTTGTATGCTTTCCTCTTCCAAGTGACATTGAAATATCATTTGTCTTTAACTCAAGCTCTGGTTTAAGCGTATTTAGCAGTGAAGATTTACCTACACCTGACTGTCCAGCAATAACCGTTACGCGATCTTCAAATAACGGCTGAATTTGTTCCATGCCTTTTTCTGTGACTGTCGACGTTAAAATGACCTCATATCCTATTTTACGATATTCTTCGGCATATTGCTCGATTTCTTGCTTTTGTTGCTGTGATAAAAGATCTACTTTTGAAATACAAATAATAGGTTCAATATGATTAGACTCCACTAACACTAAAAATCGGTTAAGAAGCATTGTACTAAAATCAGGTTCAATCGCTGAAAAAACAAGCAGCGCCTGATCAACATTTGAAATTGGGGGACGAACTAATTCATTTTTACGTTCTTTAATTTCAAGTATATATCCTTCAAGCTTATTTTCCGCCTGAAATACTACATTGTCACCGACTAAAGGCGTTACCTTCTTTTTACGAAAAACACCTCGTCCTCGACATTGCGTTACTTGTCCGTCATGAAGAACATAATAAAATCCGCTAAGGGATTTAATAATTCTTCCTTCTGGCATAACCTCACTCCTATCACTCTGGATATTCAACGTCTTTTTCTTCAATAACTTCCCCGTCTCGGACAATTTTATAAGACGCTTTTTCATTTTCATCAACTAAAACATCGAATGATTCTTTTGTTGTTTCAGTAATCGTTAGTTCTTTAGCAGGAACCGACATATCGTTATCTGCATCTTCGATATAAATTTGTACTTTTTGCGGCTTTGGCTTTTCCTCTTCTGTTTCAGTGGCATCGCCTGTTTCCGTTGCGTCGCCTTGTTCCGTGCTTGCTTCGGTGTCAGCCTCTTCTTTATACGGAATGGTAACATCCACTGACACCGTTTGAGGAGCTTTTGGCTCTTTGCCCATTGAGACCGTAATGGTGAGCTTATCACCTTGCTCAATACTCTGCTCCGCTGCAGGCTTTTGAGACATCACAAGACCTTTTTCAACAGTGTCGGAATACGCTGTTTTTACGTCCACTTCAATATCTTCATCTGATGCATAATCTTTTACGCTTTTTTCCGTCCAGCCCGAGAAATCCTTTAATGCAATCTTCGGCGGACCTTTACTTACCCATAGAGTAACCGTTGTATCTTCCGGCACGACTTGTTCGGTTTCTTTAGGCGTCTGATCTGTAATATTGCCTTTTGGTTCTGTGCTTTCAACTTCGATGGATTGGATATCTTTATAATTCTGCTTTTCTAACAGACTTTTTACTTCCGTAAAGCTTCTTCCAATGTACCGGTTAAATCCTTCTTTTTTCTTTCCTGTACTTCGATAAATAATGACGTTAGAGCCTTCTTTGATCACGTCTCCCGCTTCTGGCATCGTTTTAACCACGTCGCCTTCTTCCACCTCATTATCAGATATATCTTTAGGATTCTTCACTTTAAAGCCTAAAGAAACTAAATCGGTTACAGCTGATTCATAATCTTGATTATGTAAATCAGGAACCTTTACGTCTTTTGGCAGTAATAAAGCCGGAATGAATGTAACGGCGGCTACGCTAGCAGCTGCCAGCAGCAAAAAAATTAAAACAAGCGTTACAATCAGCTTGCTTTTGCCTTTTTTCTTTTTCTTCTTTTTTTTCTTCGGCTTTACTTCTTCTTCTTCTTGTTCTTCGCGCTCTAAGTGAGGTGGTTTTCTCACAGGTACGTGCGTTTCTTCGGATTCAACAAAATCCTCCTTAATAACGGGAATGGCTTTTGTCACTTCTTCATCATCAGGCACCGTAAATCTTTGTTCATTATAACGATTTGGATGAACAGCAGACTGTAAATCCGCTTCGAGTTCTTCGACGGAACTGTATCGGTAAAATGGATCTTTAGTTGTTGCTTTTAATACAACATTCTCCACGCTTTGAGGGATAGATGGATTCCACCTTTTTGGAGAAGGTGTTTCTGTCTGTAAATGTTTTAATGCAATTGACACAGCCGATTCCCCAGAAAAAGGGACTCGACCCGTTAGCAATTCAAATAGGACGATGCCAAGCGAATAAATATCAGAACGCTTATTCGCAAGCCCTCCCCTTGCCTGTTCAGGAGATAAATAATGAACAGAGCCCAAAACAGAATTAGTATGCGTAATGGTTGTAGAACTTAGTGCTACGGCAATGCCGAAGTCAGTAACTTTAATGGTATCATCATGATCAATTAAAATATTTTGAGGCTTAATATCCCGGTGAATAATTCCGTACTGATGAGCATGGGCAATAGCTGATGTAATCTGCGTCATAATATGTATGGCTTTATCAAGAGATAATGGTGATTCTTGCAGAATGTATTGCTTTAATGTCATACCCGGTACATATTCCATGATGATATAGTAAATATCTTCTTCTTCTCCAACATCATAAATGCTGACAATATTAGGATGAGCAATACTCGTAGCAGATTGAGCTTCTCGATGGAAACGCTTTATAAACGCATCGTCACTTGCAAAGTCTAAACGAAGCACTTTAATTGCCACATCACGATCCAAAATCATGTCGCGACCTAAATAGACGTTTGCCATTCCGCCTCCACCAATTACTTGCAATACCTTATAACGGTCGTTTAGCCGTCTACCTATTAGCAACACTCTCACCCACTTTCAGATGTAAAGTCCACAATTGCAAGTGTAATATTGTCTTCTCCACCAAGCTCATTTGCTAATTGAATCAGGCTCGTACCCTTTTCGTGAAGTGATGAACTTGTTGATAACGTTTCGTTCAGCTTTTGTTCCGTTACCTTATTTGTCAGTCCATCTGAACATAATAATAATCGATCTTCTTTTTCCACTTCAATTGTTTTTACATCTAAACTAACATTTTCTTCGGTACCTAGTGCTCGCAATAAGATATTTTTTCGCGGATGATGTTCAGCATCTTCTTTTGTGATTTGACCATTTTTTACGAGTTCATTCACAAGAGAATGATCTTCTGTTACTTGTTGAAATCCATATTCATTGGAAATATAGCACCTGCTGTCTCCTATATTACCAATCGCACAAAACGTATCGGCGCATAAAGCAAGTACAACTGTCGTACCCATGCCTTTACACTCTTCATGCTCCTGAGCATACCGATAAATATCTTGATTAATTTGGGAAACATGCGTACGAATCCACTGCGTCGCCTCATCAGGAGACGTTACTTTGTTCGCTTCTTCCCACGCTATTTGCAA
The genomic region above belongs to Priestia megaterium and contains:
- a CDS encoding Stp1/IreP family PP2C-type Ser/Thr phosphatase; this encodes MATVFMTDRGRVRQHNEDNGGVFLNQHNQLLAIVADGMGGHRAGDIASEMAVQKLQIAWEEANKVTSPDEATQWIRTHVSQINQDIYRYAQEHEECKGMGTTVVLALCADTFCAIGNIGDSRCYISNEYGFQQVTEDHSLVNELVKNGQITKEDAEHHPRKNILLRALGTEENVSLDVKTIEVEKEDRLLLCSDGLTNKVTEQKLNETLSTSSSLHEKGTSLIQLANELGGEDNITLAIVDFTSESG
- the pknB gene encoding Stk1 family PASTA domain-containing Ser/Thr kinase — encoded protein: MLIGRRLNDRYKVLQVIGGGGMANVYLGRDMILDRDVAIKVLRLDFASDDAFIKRFHREAQSATSIAHPNIVSIYDVGEEEDIYYIIMEYVPGMTLKQYILQESPLSLDKAIHIMTQITSAIAHAHQYGIIHRDIKPQNILIDHDDTIKVTDFGIAVALSSTTITHTNSVLGSVHYLSPEQARGGLANKRSDIYSLGIVLFELLTGRVPFSGESAVSIALKHLQTETPSPKRWNPSIPQSVENVVLKATTKDPFYRYSSVEELEADLQSAVHPNRYNEQRFTVPDDEEVTKAIPVIKEDFVESEETHVPVRKPPHLEREEQEEEEVKPKKKKKKKKKGKSKLIVTLVLIFLLLAAASVAAVTFIPALLLPKDVKVPDLHNQDYESAVTDLVSLGFKVKNPKDISDNEVEEGDVVKTMPEAGDVIKEGSNVIIYRSTGKKKEGFNRYIGRSFTEVKSLLEKQNYKDIQSIEVESTEPKGNITDQTPKETEQVVPEDTTVTLWVSKGPPKIALKDFSGWTEKSVKDYASDEDIEVDVKTAYSDTVEKGLVMSQKPAAEQSIEQGDKLTITVSMGKEPKAPQTVSVDVTIPYKEEADTEASTEQGDATETGDATETEEEKPKPQKVQIYIEDADNDMSVPAKELTITETTKESFDVLVDENEKASYKIVRDGEVIEEKDVEYPE
- the rsgA gene encoding ribosome small subunit-dependent GTPase A, with product MPEGRIIKSLSGFYYVLHDGQVTQCRGRGVFRKKKVTPLVGDNVVFQAENKLEGYILEIKERKNELVRPPISNVDQALLVFSAIEPDFSTMLLNRFLVLVESNHIEPIICISKVDLLSQQQKQEIEQYAEEYRKIGYEVILTSTVTEKGMEQIQPLFEDRVTVIAGQSGVGKSSLLNTLKPELELKTNDISMSLGRGKHTTRHVELISFGEGLVADTPGFSSLEFLTLEVEELTDCFPEMSRLSEQCKFRGCLHVKEPKCAVKEAYEQKEIPSYRYEHYLQFIEEIKQRKPRY
- the rpe gene encoding ribulose-phosphate 3-epimerase, coding for MTKIAPSILSANFSKLAEEIREVEAGGADYIHIDVMDGHFVPNITIGPLIVEAVRPVTTLPLDVHLMIENPDQYVPMFAKAGADILTVHAEACTHLHRTIQLIKEHGMKAGVALNPATPIDVVKHILEDIDLILLMTVNPGFGGQNFIPSVLPKIEQISQLIEIRHLSIEVEVDGGINEETARKCVEAGANVLVAGSAIYNQEDRAGAISQIRTTVQA